A single Blattabacterium sp. (Mastotermes darwiniensis) str. MADAR DNA region contains:
- a CDS encoding valine--tRNA ligase — protein sequence MNIPIKYNPKSVERKIYRYWMNGNYFLSFPDKRTPYTIVMPPPNITGILHIGHILNNTIQDVLIRYARMNGYNPCWVPGTDHASIATETKIVHQLKKKGISKILIGRDKFLSHILEWSKKHRNIILNQLKKLGCSCDWNRLQFTMNENSSKSITKIFIDLYERGYIYRGYHVVNWDPEARTTISDEEVIYKESIGELYQIKYPIKGEKDFVSIATTRPETIFGDTAICFHPDDKRYSHLKGKYAIIPIINRIIPIIQDSYVDPNFGTGCLKITPAHDINDKNIADKYHLDIIDIFNEDATLNEKGLHYQGMDRFEVKKKIIKELDELGFIENIEENFHQRIGFSERTKSMVEQKLSLQWFLKMKEISIPAIKVVKNGEIKFHPSRFKKNYFQWMDRIRDWNISRQLWWGHRIPVYYYGNSPHDFVVAENLEEALKKVKLKIPNISYDKIWQDSDVLDTWFSSWILPISVFDGISNPHNHEMSYYYPTEDLVTGSDILFFWVARMIMAGLLFKKKKPFKNVYFTGIVRDSKNKKISKSLNNSPNPIDLIEKYGADSVRMGIMLRASAGKDFHFEDNFCLQGKNFSNKIWNAFRLIQSWKIVEENKELHEASKQAIEWFENRFYYVLEIFEKLFKEYKLDESLMILYKLICNDFCSLFLEIIKPVSGKCISKIEYSNTVKLFENVLKLLHPYMPFLSEEIWNLLRIRTKEEALIISSWPKKRSYNKNLLSSFERTTKIVSKIRHIRNKIHIPYKTSLILFSIGKKEEYHSVILKLANLSQIIYVKKPEKQRLLSFFLGTDRYFLSVDKKYYHRMDIVDIEKKIQYFHNLLSMIRKNLSNEKYVKYVSKDILLKEKKKESDTLKKIVYLKEILNKME from the coding sequence ATGAATATTCCAATTAAATACAATCCAAAATCTGTGGAAAGAAAAATATATCGTTATTGGATGAATGGAAATTACTTTTTATCCTTTCCAGATAAGAGAACTCCTTATACAATTGTAATGCCTCCTCCAAATATCACTGGAATTCTTCATATAGGACACATATTGAATAATACCATACAGGATGTATTGATTAGATATGCTAGAATGAATGGGTATAACCCATGTTGGGTACCAGGAACAGACCACGCTTCTATTGCCACAGAAACAAAAATAGTTCATCAATTAAAAAAGAAAGGAATATCTAAAATTCTTATAGGAAGAGATAAATTTTTATCCCATATTTTGGAATGGTCTAAGAAACATAGGAATATTATTTTAAATCAATTAAAAAAATTGGGATGTTCTTGTGATTGGAATCGTCTTCAATTTACGATGAACGAAAATTCATCCAAATCTATCACAAAAATTTTTATAGATTTATATGAAAGGGGATATATATACAGAGGATATCATGTGGTTAATTGGGATCCAGAAGCTAGGACAACTATTTCGGATGAAGAAGTTATCTATAAAGAAAGTATAGGGGAACTTTATCAAATAAAATATCCAATAAAAGGAGAAAAAGATTTTGTTAGTATTGCCACAACTCGTCCAGAAACAATATTTGGGGATACAGCTATTTGTTTTCATCCAGATGATAAACGTTATTCTCATTTAAAGGGAAAATACGCGATAATCCCAATAATAAATAGAATCATTCCAATTATTCAAGATTCATATGTCGATCCAAATTTTGGGACAGGATGTTTAAAAATTACTCCAGCTCATGATATCAACGATAAAAATATTGCGGATAAATATCACTTGGATATAATTGATATTTTTAATGAAGATGCAACTTTAAATGAAAAAGGACTTCATTATCAAGGAATGGATCGTTTTGAAGTCAAAAAAAAAATAATTAAAGAATTGGATGAATTAGGATTTATAGAAAATATAGAAGAAAATTTTCATCAAAGGATAGGTTTTTCAGAAAGAACAAAATCGATGGTAGAACAAAAATTATCTCTTCAATGGTTTTTAAAAATGAAAGAAATATCAATTCCTGCTATAAAAGTAGTAAAAAATGGGGAAATTAAATTTCATCCAAGTAGATTTAAAAAAAATTATTTTCAATGGATGGATAGAATCCGTGATTGGAATATATCAAGACAATTATGGTGGGGGCATCGTATTCCTGTTTATTATTATGGAAATTCTCCACATGATTTTGTTGTAGCAGAAAACTTGGAAGAAGCTTTAAAAAAAGTAAAACTAAAGATTCCTAATATAAGCTATGATAAAATTTGGCAAGATTCGGATGTTTTGGATACTTGGTTTTCCTCTTGGATTTTGCCAATATCTGTATTTGATGGAATTTCTAATCCACATAATCATGAAATGTCTTATTATTATCCTACTGAAGATTTGGTAACAGGTTCGGATATCTTATTTTTTTGGGTTGCTCGTATGATTATGGCCGGTTTACTTTTTAAGAAAAAAAAACCATTTAAAAATGTTTATTTTACTGGAATAGTGAGAGATTCTAAAAATAAAAAGATATCTAAATCTCTAAATAATTCTCCAAACCCTATAGATTTAATTGAAAAATATGGAGCTGATTCTGTTCGTATGGGAATTATGCTCAGAGCTAGTGCAGGAAAAGATTTTCATTTTGAGGATAATTTTTGTTTGCAAGGAAAAAATTTTTCTAACAAAATATGGAATGCTTTTCGTTTGATACAAAGTTGGAAAATAGTGGAAGAAAATAAGGAGCTTCATGAAGCTTCTAAGCAAGCAATTGAATGGTTTGAAAATCGTTTTTATTATGTTTTAGAAATTTTTGAAAAACTTTTTAAAGAATATAAATTGGATGAATCATTGATGATTTTATACAAGTTAATTTGTAATGATTTTTGTTCTTTATTTCTTGAAATTATCAAACCTGTTTCTGGAAAGTGTATATCAAAAATAGAGTATTCTAACACGGTTAAATTGTTTGAAAATGTATTAAAATTATTACATCCATATATGCCTTTTCTTTCAGAAGAAATATGGAATCTTCTTAGAATAAGAACAAAAGAAGAAGCATTAATTATTTCTTCTTGGCCTAAAAAAAGATCGTATAATAAGAACTTATTAAGTTCTTTTGAAAGAACTACTAAAATTGTATCTAAAATACGTCATATAAGAAATAAAATTCATATTCCTTATAAAACTAGTCTTATTTTATTTTCTATCGGAAAGAAAGAAGAATATCATTCTGTTATATTAAAATTGGCAAATTTATCTCAAATAATTTATGTAAAAAAACCTGAAAAACAACGGTTACTTTCTTTTTTTTTAGGAACGGATAGATACTTTTTATCCGTGGATAAAAAATACTATCATAGAATGGATATTGTTGATATTGAAAAAAAAATTCAGTACTTTCATAATTTATTATCCATGATTCGTAAAAATTTGTCAAACGAAAAATATGTGAAATATGTGTCAAAAGATATTCTTCTAAAGGAGAAAAAAAAAGAAAGTGACACTTTAAAAAAAATAGTTTATCTCAAAGAGATTTTGAATAAAATGGAATAG
- a CDS encoding branched-chain amino acid aminotransferase has translation MKIEKVLNSRINNMDFNNISFGNSYSDHIFCSEFRNGKWINPIIQPFENMMFSPGSLVFHYGQAVFEGMKAYKDKNEEVFLFRPEENFKRMNRSAIRLEMPTIPKYIFMNGLKNLIGLDRNWIPKNYGQSLYIRPLLIATDVGLSVNPSNDYLFMIMTTPSDAYYKNPLKIKIEEKYSRSSPGGVGFTKYSGNYAPSFYPIRLAREEGFDQILWTDSSTHTLIEESDTMNVCFWLKDKLVTPLANEKILNGITCKSVLSLAKKEGIDIQKRNLSVSEIIDGLKKGFLKEAFGCGTAVVITYFQTISYKGKNFYLPDLPDEERISIFLKKRLLDIQHNLSEDPFGWRLKLEKIL, from the coding sequence ATGAAAATAGAAAAAGTCTTAAATTCAAGGATAAATAATATGGATTTTAATAATATATCCTTTGGAAATTCCTATTCGGATCATATATTTTGTTCAGAATTTAGAAATGGAAAGTGGATTAATCCCATTATTCAACCCTTTGAAAATATGATGTTTTCTCCTGGTTCTCTTGTTTTTCATTATGGACAAGCTGTTTTCGAAGGAATGAAAGCTTATAAAGATAAAAATGAAGAAGTTTTTTTATTTCGTCCGGAAGAAAATTTTAAAAGAATGAATCGATCAGCTATACGTTTGGAAATGCCTACTATTCCAAAATACATCTTTATGAATGGATTGAAAAATTTAATAGGTTTGGATAGAAATTGGATTCCAAAAAATTATGGACAGTCTTTATATATTCGTCCTTTATTGATTGCAACAGATGTTGGTCTATCCGTTAATCCTTCTAACGATTATTTATTTATGATCATGACTACACCTTCAGACGCTTATTATAAAAATCCTTTAAAAATAAAAATTGAAGAAAAATACAGTCGTTCTTCTCCAGGAGGTGTAGGATTTACTAAATATTCTGGAAATTATGCTCCTTCTTTCTATCCTATTAGATTAGCGAGGGAAGAGGGTTTTGATCAGATATTATGGACAGATTCTTCCACTCACACACTGATTGAAGAATCTGATACAATGAATGTTTGTTTTTGGTTAAAAGATAAACTAGTTACTCCACTAGCTAACGAAAAAATATTAAATGGAATAACATGTAAAAGTGTTCTTTCTTTGGCCAAAAAAGAAGGAATAGATATACAAAAACGTAATTTAAGTGTTTCAGAAATCATAGATGGATTAAAAAAAGGTTTTTTAAAAGAAGCTTTTGGTTGCGGAACAGCAGTAGTTATTACCTATTTTCAAACAATTAGTTATAAAGGAAAGAATTTTTATTTACCGGATCTTCCAGATGAGGAAAGAATTTCTATTTTTTTGAAAAAAAGATTGTTAGATATACAACACAATTTATCGGAAGATCCTTTTGGATGGAGATTAAAATTGGAAAAAATTTTATAA
- the argS gene encoding arginine--tRNA ligase: MKGKFQYIEKVTKQSLSILYKLDSCPKLDFQYTKKEYPGDITLILFSLSKKLKQPVEKIGNSIGNYVQNQLGGLISFSIIGGFLNFIFKDGYYIHLLKRMLNNNFYYNLKSSSENIMIEYSSPNANKPLHLGHIRNSLIGFSISEILKMIGHKITKVQIINDRGIHICKSMIAWKKLGEGKTPDSTGMKGDHFVGRYYSLFDKIYHNQYKKNSKPKKIVPILKEARNLLKKWESGDIETMNIWKKMNKWVYDGFKKTYKKLGITFDKVEYESNVYEIGKNIVINGLEKGIFFKKEDGSIWVNLEKEGFDEKLLLRSDETSVYITQDIGTAVERFRKYSIDQLIYIVGEEQDYHFKVLFRILKHLGYVWVKKLSHLSYGMVDLPSGKMESRKGNIIDADSYILEIISMAKKKLSNNFSNKKKEKYAEVIGLGALKYNFLQVDPKKRIIFHPEKSMDFSGKTGTYIQYAYSRIRSLERKFLDLCSLTNEDWSNAKLDVYEKNMIKIIQKYPLILKKSAMDLNPSLVANYVYDVAKIFNHLYQNKKLIDPLDILHSNIRMNIIHVTGNILKSGMSLLGIKMLDHM, translated from the coding sequence ATGAAAGGAAAATTTCAATATATAGAAAAAGTTACGAAACAGTCTTTATCTATTTTATATAAATTGGACTCATGTCCAAAATTGGATTTTCAATATACTAAAAAAGAATATCCAGGAGATATTACTTTGATTTTATTTTCTTTATCTAAGAAGTTAAAACAACCTGTCGAAAAAATTGGAAATAGTATTGGAAATTATGTACAGAATCAATTAGGGGGTCTTATTTCTTTTTCTATTATTGGAGGTTTTTTAAATTTTATTTTTAAGGATGGTTATTATATTCATCTTCTTAAAAGAATGTTAAATAACAATTTTTATTATAACTTAAAATCTTCCTCTGAAAATATAATGATAGAATATTCTTCTCCTAATGCCAATAAACCTCTTCATTTAGGTCATATTAGAAATAGTCTTATTGGTTTTTCTATATCCGAAATATTGAAAATGATTGGGCATAAAATAACAAAAGTTCAGATAATTAATGACAGAGGAATACATATATGTAAATCTATGATTGCTTGGAAAAAATTAGGAGAAGGAAAAACTCCTGATAGTACAGGAATGAAAGGGGATCATTTTGTTGGTCGATATTATAGTTTATTTGATAAAATTTATCATAATCAATATAAAAAAAATTCTAAACCTAAAAAGATAGTACCTATTTTAAAAGAAGCAAGGAATTTATTAAAAAAATGGGAATCTGGAGATATTGAAACTATGAATATTTGGAAAAAAATGAATAAATGGGTTTATGATGGTTTTAAAAAGACTTATAAAAAATTGGGAATAACTTTTGATAAAGTAGAATATGAAAGTAATGTTTATGAAATTGGGAAAAATATTGTTATAAATGGTCTTGAAAAAGGTATTTTTTTTAAAAAAGAAGATGGGTCTATTTGGGTTAATCTGGAAAAAGAAGGTTTTGATGAGAAACTTTTATTGCGGTCGGATGAAACTTCCGTATATATAACTCAAGATATAGGAACAGCTGTAGAACGTTTTAGAAAATATTCTATAGATCAATTGATTTACATTGTAGGAGAAGAACAAGATTATCATTTTAAAGTTCTTTTTAGGATATTAAAACATTTAGGATATGTATGGGTTAAAAAATTATCCCATCTTTCTTATGGAATGGTGGATTTACCAAGTGGGAAAATGGAATCAAGAAAAGGAAATATTATAGATGCTGATAGTTATATACTGGAAATTATTTCTATGGCAAAAAAAAAATTGTCAAATAATTTTTCCAATAAAAAAAAAGAAAAATATGCTGAAGTAATAGGATTAGGAGCTCTAAAATATAATTTTCTTCAAGTTGATCCTAAAAAAAGAATAATTTTTCATCCAGAAAAATCTATGGATTTTTCTGGAAAAACAGGAACCTATATTCAATATGCTTATTCTAGAATTCGTTCATTGGAACGAAAATTTTTAGATTTATGTTCTTTAACTAATGAAGATTGGTCGAACGCAAAATTAGATGTATATGAAAAAAATATGATTAAAATTATTCAAAAATATCCATTGATATTAAAAAAATCAGCAATGGATTTGAATCCTTCTTTAGTAGCGAATTATGTTTATGATGTTGCTAAAATTTTTAATCATCTATATCAAAATAAAAAATTAATTGATCCTTTAGATATTCTTCATAGTAATATTCGTATGAATATTATTCATGTTACAGGGAATATTTTAAAATCAGGAATGAGTTTATTAGGTATAAAAATGCTTGATCATATGTAA
- a CDS encoding thiamine pyrophosphate-dependent enzyme: MNKKKENSNKFSSLFYDGVSSFDFFKKMILNDYKLAKISRETSILGRKEVLNGRAKFGIFGDGKEIPQLAMAKVFRNGDFRSGYYRDQTFMMAIGLLKVRNFFSQLYADSNLKEEPFSSGRMMTSHFGSRLLNYDGNWKNLMEQKNSIADVSSTASQMPRLLGLAHASKIYKNLKNLKETHKIFSHNGNEVAFGTIGNASISEGLFWETMNASSVLQIPIILSVWDDGYGISVPNKYQFSKQNISDILSGFQRNKKENGIEIFRVNGSDYMKLTRTYIQADKIARNEHVPVIIHVTNLTQPQGHSTSSSHERYKSKERLQWEINNDGIKKFRDWILNFRLETDSGIFHKIADDHALDKIDIDSKEYVRNEQQKAWKAFRKPIEKIQKEALSILQKIQFSFPCKKWIEEQIKTLQIDKKNLHVYHTKKSIFSIVRKSLYLLSSKEESYPKNCLIEWLKKTYNKEQENYSSNLYSISEKSSINLTEVSPIYKKNSCKVDGRIILRDNFDKLLELHPDLLIFGEDVGKIGDVNQGLEGLQKKYGEIRVFDTGIRESTIIGQGIGLAMRGLRPIVEIQYLDYLLYALQIMSDDLSCLQYRTKGGQKSPVIIRTRGHRLEGIWHSGSPMGGIINYLRGILVLVPRNMVKASGFYNTLLAGDDPALVVECLNGYRIKEKLPENLGYFRTPIGIVELTRIGNDITIVTYGSTWRIVHEAAEELSKINIETEIIDIQSLLPFDLPKDIVKSLKKTNRLLIIDEDVPGGASAYILQKILEEQNGYYYLDSPPVTITAKEHRPPYGSDGDYFSKPSVEDVVEKVLQIVHEK, encoded by the coding sequence ATGAATAAAAAAAAAGAAAATAGTAATAAATTTAGCAGTCTTTTTTATGATGGAGTCTCTTCTTTTGATTTTTTCAAAAAGATGATTCTAAATGATTATAAATTAGCAAAAATAAGTCGTGAAACAAGTATCTTAGGACGGAAAGAAGTATTAAATGGAAGAGCAAAATTTGGTATATTTGGAGATGGCAAGGAAATACCTCAACTAGCTATGGCTAAGGTTTTTAGAAATGGAGATTTCCGATCTGGATATTATAGAGATCAAACTTTCATGATGGCCATTGGCCTTTTAAAGGTTAGAAATTTTTTTTCTCAGTTGTATGCAGATTCTAATTTAAAAGAAGAACCTTTTTCTTCTGGTAGAATGATGACATCTCATTTTGGTTCACGTCTGTTGAATTATGATGGAAATTGGAAAAATCTCATGGAACAAAAAAATTCTATTGCAGATGTTTCTTCTACAGCTTCTCAAATGCCAAGATTATTAGGATTAGCTCATGCTTCCAAGATTTATAAAAATTTAAAAAATTTAAAAGAAACACATAAAATATTTTCTCATAATGGAAATGAAGTAGCATTTGGAACTATTGGAAATGCAAGCATTTCTGAAGGTTTATTTTGGGAAACTATGAATGCTTCTTCGGTATTACAAATACCAATCATCCTTTCCGTTTGGGATGATGGATATGGAATATCCGTTCCTAATAAATATCAATTTTCTAAACAAAATATTAGTGATATTCTCTCTGGTTTTCAAAGGAATAAAAAAGAGAATGGAATAGAGATTTTTCGTGTAAATGGATCTGATTATATGAAACTGACAAGAACATATATTCAAGCTGATAAAATAGCACGGAACGAACATGTTCCTGTAATCATACATGTTACTAATTTGACTCAACCACAAGGACATTCTACTTCTTCATCTCATGAAAGATACAAATCAAAAGAACGTTTACAGTGGGAAATAAATAACGATGGAATAAAAAAATTTAGAGATTGGATTTTGAATTTTAGATTGGAAACAGATTCAGGAATATTTCATAAAATAGCAGATGATCATGCTCTAGATAAAATAGATATAGATTCCAAAGAATATGTCCGTAATGAACAACAAAAGGCTTGGAAAGCTTTTCGAAAACCTATTGAAAAAATACAAAAAGAAGCCCTAAGTATTTTACAGAAAATACAGTTTTCATTCCCTTGTAAAAAATGGATAGAAGAACAGATAAAAACATTGCAGATAGACAAAAAAAATTTACATGTATATCATACGAAAAAATCCATATTTAGTATCGTTAGAAAATCTTTATATTTACTTTCTTCTAAAGAAGAATCTTATCCCAAAAATTGTCTTATAGAATGGTTAAAAAAAACATATAATAAAGAACAAGAAAATTATTCTTCTAATTTGTATAGTATTTCTGAAAAATCATCGATAAACTTAACCGAAGTTAGTCCTATCTATAAAAAAAACTCTTGTAAAGTAGACGGAAGGATCATTTTAAGAGATAATTTTGACAAATTATTAGAACTGCATCCTGATCTTTTAATTTTTGGAGAAGATGTTGGGAAAATTGGAGATGTAAATCAAGGATTGGAAGGTCTTCAAAAAAAATATGGAGAAATTCGTGTTTTCGATACTGGAATACGTGAATCTACTATTATTGGACAAGGTATAGGTCTTGCTATGAGAGGACTTCGTCCTATAGTTGAAATTCAATATTTAGATTATCTTTTATATGCTCTGCAAATTATGAGTGATGACCTTTCTTGTTTACAATATAGAACAAAAGGGGGGCAAAAATCTCCAGTTATTATTCGAACTAGAGGTCATCGTTTGGAAGGAATATGGCATTCTGGATCTCCTATGGGAGGAATTATTAATTATTTAAGAGGAATTTTAGTACTTGTCCCAAGAAATATGGTAAAAGCATCTGGATTCTATAATACTTTATTAGCAGGGGATGATCCTGCTTTAGTTGTTGAGTGTCTTAATGGTTATAGAATAAAGGAAAAGTTACCAGAAAACTTGGGTTATTTCAGAACTCCAATTGGAATAGTGGAATTAACTAGAATAGGAAATGATATCACCATTGTTACTTATGGATCTACATGGAGAATCGTTCATGAAGCAGCAGAAGAATTATCTAAAATAAATATAGAAACTGAAATAATAGACATTCAATCATTATTACCTTTTGATCTTCCAAAAGATATAGTAAAAAGTTTAAAGAAAACTAATCGATTGTTGATCATAGACGAGGATGTACCAGGAGGAGCTTCTGCCTACATATTACAAAAAATATTAGAAGAACAAAATGGATATTATTATTTGGATAGTCCTCCTGTTACAATTACAGCTAAAGAACATCGTCCTCCTTATGGATCAGATGGAGATTATTTTTCAAAACCATCTGTAGAAGATGTTGTAGAAAAAGTATTGCAAATTGTTCATGAAAAATGA
- a CDS encoding YgcG family protein codes for MKNFIKKVFNSLLILLFFTNFVQGQFYIPETTKKIYPVNDYAGVLTNSQRENLNKKLIQYSKITSTEILVAIVKDLHGENPNFLAYRWGEKWRIGKKNENNGIVILLSINDHKISIQNGYGIEPYLTDFSTQRIIKKIKPLLKNNLYFKAIDNSIQEIFKILKNKKYEYKKKHNKNHLLNFFIPISIFFIMFFLFLFPFQRKGIEPSLFNALFLTDFLFLFQKKNYQHENEDNFDGFGEGGTFGGGGSSGNW; via the coding sequence ATGAAAAATTTCATAAAAAAAGTTTTTAATTCATTATTAATTTTACTTTTTTTCACAAATTTTGTACAAGGACAATTTTATATACCTGAAACTACAAAAAAAATATATCCTGTGAACGACTATGCAGGAGTACTTACCAATAGTCAAAGAGAAAATTTGAATAAAAAACTTATTCAATATTCGAAAATAACTTCAACAGAAATTTTAGTTGCTATAGTTAAAGATCTTCATGGAGAAAATCCTAATTTTTTAGCTTATAGATGGGGAGAAAAATGGCGTATAGGAAAAAAAAATGAAAATAATGGAATTGTCATTTTGTTATCCATAAACGATCATAAGATATCTATACAAAATGGATATGGAATAGAACCTTACCTCACAGATTTTTCAACTCAACGCATCATAAAGAAAATAAAACCTCTATTAAAGAATAATCTTTATTTTAAAGCCATAGATAATAGTATTCAAGAAATATTTAAAATATTAAAAAATAAAAAATATGAATATAAAAAAAAACATAATAAAAATCATCTTTTGAATTTTTTTATTCCTATTAGTATTTTTTTTATTATGTTTTTTTTATTCTTATTCCCTTTTCAAAGAAAAGGAATAGAACCTTCATTATTCAATGCATTATTTTTAACCGATTTTCTTTTTCTATTCCAAAAAAAAAACTACCAACATGAAAACGAAGATAATTTTGATGGATTTGGAGAAGGTGGAACATTTGGAGGTGGTGGATCCAGCGGAAACTGGTAA
- a CDS encoding LemA family protein translates to MKKGFLISIYTIVALIFLIFFWITETYNQLVQLNENIKTQWSQVENVYQRRADLVPNLVNTVKGSANFEKNTLNQVIESRAKATSIKINPNNLNQNQISKFQRTQEGLNNSISRLLLIVENYPHLRSTQNFSELQNQLEGTENRINVERNRFNDQVNNFNTYRNKFPKIIISNLFSKFKEKGYFRSKIGSEKVPIVDFQ, encoded by the coding sequence ATGAAAAAAGGTTTTTTAATTAGTATTTACACTATTGTTGCATTAATATTTTTAATTTTTTTTTGGATTACTGAAACATACAATCAATTAGTTCAATTGAACGAAAATATAAAAACACAATGGAGTCAAGTAGAAAATGTTTATCAACGAAGAGCAGATTTAGTTCCAAACTTAGTCAATACAGTAAAAGGATCTGCTAATTTTGAAAAAAATACATTGAATCAAGTAATAGAATCAAGAGCAAAAGCTACTTCCATAAAGATAAATCCAAATAATTTGAATCAAAATCAAATTAGTAAGTTTCAAAGAACACAGGAAGGATTAAACAATTCCATCAGCAGATTGCTATTGATTGTAGAAAATTATCCTCATTTAAGATCTACACAAAATTTTTCAGAATTACAAAATCAATTGGAAGGGACAGAAAATCGTATTAATGTGGAAAGAAACCGTTTCAATGATCAAGTAAATAATTTTAATACTTATAGGAACAAGTTTCCAAAGATTATTATCTCTAATTTATTTTCTAAATTTAAAGAAAAAGGATATTTTAGATCTAAGATAGGATCAGAAAAAGTTCCTATTGTAGATTTTCAATAA
- the ndk gene encoding nucleoside-diphosphate kinase — protein sequence MRVKIGKITLAIIKPDAVENGYIGSILFHIVRAGFRIKALKMTKISKKSAKKFYEEHKKSLFFESLVDFMSSGPIVLVLLEKENAVKDFRTLIGDKNPIKAKKGTIRKLYASSLERNAIHGSDSDKKAFKECRFYFSNREIFFD from the coding sequence ATGAGAGTGAAAATAGGAAAAATAACATTAGCTATTATAAAACCTGATGCGGTTGAAAATGGATATATAGGATCCATTTTATTTCATATAGTTCGTGCAGGGTTTCGTATAAAGGCACTTAAAATGACGAAAATTTCAAAAAAATCAGCTAAAAAATTTTATGAAGAACACAAAAAAAGTTTATTTTTCGAATCTTTGGTGGATTTTATGTCTTCTGGTCCGATAGTCTTGGTTCTACTAGAAAAAGAAAATGCAGTCAAAGATTTTAGAACTTTAATAGGAGATAAAAATCCAATAAAAGCAAAAAAAGGAACTATACGTAAATTATATGCAAGTTCTTTAGAAAGAAATGCTATTCATGGATCGGATAGCGATAAAAAAGCTTTTAAAGAATGTCGATTTTATTTTTCTAATCGAGAAATTTTTTTTGATTGA